From a region of the Salvelinus sp. IW2-2015 unplaced genomic scaffold, ASM291031v2 Un_scaffold1562, whole genome shotgun sequence genome:
- the LOC112071256 gene encoding LOW QUALITY PROTEIN: alpha-internexin-like (The sequence of the model RefSeq protein was modified relative to this genomic sequence to represent the inferred CDS: substituted 1 base at 1 genomic stop codon) has protein sequence MSYGSDFNSASSYRKIFGESPRYSSSPSRISNASLRSGGYRSQPQSRSMGSNLGSSFHQKRSSGRSYSQMPMPMENLDFAQSTVLNNEFKIIRTNEKEQMMGLNDRFAMFIDKVRNLEQQNKVLETELVTLRQRQTEPSRLADLYQQEIRELRSQLDEVNGEKSQILIERDNIEEDLQKLRGKYDDEYRLREEAEQXLKAFKKDVDDATMVRLDLEKKVESLLDEINFMRKVHEEEVAELMNMIQAAQVSVEMEVSKPDLTSALKEIRGQXESMASKNLQSAEEWYKSKFVDLNEQATRSQETMRASREELNEFRRQLQSKTIEIESXRGTNESLERQLNEMEERHNQEIGQYQDNMAELDNDLRTTKSEMARHLREYQDLLNVKMALDIEIAAYRKLLEGEETRISTGITYSSPGMNMRSSEMRSFGMRSSEMRSSNMRSSDMTSSGDVDLPSMGSYNQTTRYTTISGGSKKDEGKDQEDGQSKSGKGSNDGDQKESSXANPTNQKN, from the exons ATGAGCTACGGATCTGACTTCAATTCCGCCTCTTCCTACCGAAAGATTTTCGGGGAGTCTCCCCGTTACTCCAGCTCTCCATCCCGGATYAGCAATGCCTCTTTACGCAGCGGCGGTTACCGGTCCCAGCCTCAGTCCCGGAGCATGGGCTCTAACCTGGGCTCCTCTTTCCACCAGAAGAGGTCCTCTGGCCGGTCCTACTCGCAGATGCCCATGCCGATGGAGAACTTGGATTTCGCCCAGAGCACGGTGCTCAACAATGAGTTCAAAATCATCCGCACCAACGAGAAGGAGCAGATGATGGGGCTCAATGACCGCTTTGCCATGTTCATCGACAAGGTTCGCAACTTGGAACAGCAGAACAAGGTGCTCGAGACCGAGCTGGTGACCCTGCGTCAGAGGCAGACMGAGCCCTCGCGCCTGGCGGACCTGTACCAGCAGGAGATCCGCGAGCTGCGCTCCCAGCTCGATGAGGTGAACGGRGAGAAGTCCCAGATCCTCATCGAGCGTGACAACATCGAAGAGGACCTGCAGAAGCTCCGTGGCAAATACGATGACGAGTACCGCCTGCGGGAGGAAGCCGAGCAGAKCCTCAAGGCGTTCAAGAAGGACGTGGACGACGCCACCATGGTGCGTTTAGACCTGGAGAAGAAGGTAGAATCCCTCCTCGACGAGATCAACTTCATGAGGAAGGTGCACGAGGAGGAGGTGGCCGAGCTCATGAACATGATCCAAGCCGCCCAGGTGTCCGTGGAGATGGAGGTCTCCAAACCTGACCTCACCTCTGCCCTGAAGGAGATCCGAGGCCAGTARGAGTCCATGGCCTCCAAGAACCTCCAGTCCGCCGAGGAGTGGTACAAGTCGAAGTTCGTTGACCTCAATGAGCAGGCCACCCGTAGCCAGGAGACGATGCGCGCCAGCCGGGAGGAACTCAATGAGTTCAGGAGGCAGCTCCAGTCCAAGACCATCGAGATCGAGAGCCWGAGGGGAACCAACGAGTCCCTGGAAAGGCAGCTCAACGAGATGGAGGAGAGGCACAACCAGGAGATTGGCCAGTACCAG GACAACATGGCCGAGCTGGACAATGACCTGAGGACCACTAAGAGCGAGATGGCTCGTCACCTGCGGGAATACCAGGACCTGCTGAATGTCAAGATGGCGCTGGATATTGAAATTGCTGCATACAG gaAACTCCTGGAAGGGGAAGAGACCCGCATCAGCACAGGCATCACCTACTCCAGCCCCGGCATGAACATGAGGTCCTCCGAGATGAGGTCCTTCGGCATGAGGTCCTCCGAGATGAGGTCCTCCAACATGAGGTCCTCCGACATGACCTCCTCCGGCGACGTGGACTTGCCCAGCATGGGCAGCTACAACCAGACCACCAGGTACACCACCATCTCTGGAGGCTCCAAGAAGGATGAGGGAAAGGACCAGGAGGATGGGCAGAGCAAGTCTGGCAAGGGGTCCAACGACGGAGACCAGAAGGAGTCCAGCYACGCCAACCCRACCAACCAGAAAAACTAG